Proteins encoded by one window of Tissierellales bacterium:
- a CDS encoding ATP synthase subunit I produces the protein MQRVGGCTKDICEDITKSSFFVTCVIAFCFAIAIKDWKPWVSGVFFGSMFSILNFRLLALTLEKAVNKGPRKARNYAMSRYTIRYMLTGIVLFIGFRAPYINVIAVIVGLLVVKLVIFVDQIWIAPKRKAKLKNMS, from the coding sequence ATGCAAAGAGTAGGTGGATGTACTAAAGACATTTGTGAGGATATCACTAAGAGTTCTTTTTTTGTTACATGTGTGATTGCATTTTGTTTTGCAATTGCAATAAAAGACTGGAAACCGTGGGTGAGTGGGGTATTTTTTGGATCGATGTTTTCGATACTAAATTTCAGATTATTGGCACTTACTCTTGAAAAAGCTGTAAATAAAGGACCTAGAAAAGCTAGGAACTATGCTATGAGCAGATATACTATAAGGTATATGCTAACTGGTATTGTTCTTTTTATTGGCTTTAGGGCACCTTATATCAATGTCATAGCTGTTATAGTTGGGCTATTGGTAGTCAAATTGGTGATATTCGTAGATCAAATTTGGATAGCGCCAAAGAGAAAGGCTAAACTAAAAAATATGTCTTAA
- a CDS encoding AtpZ/AtpI family protein: MNKKFRMMANLALLSQVGISMIVPIFGGVLLGHWLDEKVGTKFIFLLIGVVMGISVAFSTLFKMTSKGMNSRDKDKDKRK, encoded by the coding sequence ATGAATAAAAAGTTTAGAATGATGGCAAATTTGGCATTGCTTTCACAAGTTGGAATCTCGATGATTGTGCCAATATTTGGTGGGGTTTTACTAGGCCATTGGCTGGATGAAAAGGTTGGAACAAAGTTTATATTTCTGCTTATTGGAGTTGTAATGGGAATAAGCGTGGCTTTTTCTACTCTTTTTAAAATGACATCAAAGGGCATGAACAGTAGAGATAAGGATAAAGATAAGAGGAAGTGA